AATAATTGATTCCAGCTCGCTTCTGTCCCTAAGCCATTCGCGCAGATCTTCTGCAGAATTGATATCGCGCTCCAACAGATCTTTATAGAATGGTTCAAGCCCTTCCCAGTTTTCTATTTTAAAGTCTTCTGGCAAAAACTTCCTCGGTTTTCTTTCCGGTAATGCTATTTCCTTTTTCATAGGTTGCTGTTTCTTTTTCGTTGATAATTCTAAACTTCTATAGGAAGCTCAGTCATCTGAAAGTTCTTACAATATTTAACCTGCCTTTATATAACTTGCCTTATTCCGGAAGGTTTAGGTTTTATATTTAGTGATTTAATCACCCTATTTCTATCACCACATCATCACTGATCGGGTGCCCCACGCAGGTAAGCACATAGCCTTCTTCAAGCTCTGATTCGCTTAAACCTTCTTCTTCATCGAGTTTCACTTTACCGGAAATGCACTTGCCTCTACAAGCCGTACATAAACCACTTTGACAGGAATAAGGAAGGTCAATGCCCAGATCCAGTGCTGTTTCGAGGATGGTAGAGTCCGGCTCCACGGTAAATTTATGCTCTTCACCATCATAGATCACCGTTACTTCACGGGTAACTATTTCTCCGTCAGAAGGTTCTGCACCTTCTTTTTTCAACTCTTTATCGATAGTGCCAGCTACAAAGCTTTCTTTGAATACCTGGCTTTTGTCAATCTTCTGCTCTTCCAGCAGGTTTTCGACATTTTTCATCATCCCTTCCGGACCACACATCAGGTAAGTGGTTTTATCTGCTCCCCAGTCAGGAATACGTTCAAATATTTTCACCAGCATATCGTGGTTCAACAGTCCGGAATGTCCCTGCCAGTTCATCGGAGCATCATCGAGGATATGGATTACGCGGAACCTTCCTTCGTAGTCGGTCTGTAATTGCTCGAGTTTATCTTTAAAGATGATGCTATCAATATCCCTGTTACAGTAGATCAATGATATGATACTGTCAGGCTCCTGGGTAAGCATTGATTTGGTGATGGACATCATCGGTGTGATACCACTACCACCGGCAAACATCACAATATGCCTCTTATTATCGGTTTTATACTCCGTGGTAAATACACCCATTGGCTCCATGATCTTCATGGTATCGCCCACTTTTAGGTTGTCCGGTAACCAGTTGGACATCAACCCGCCTTCCACTCTTTTAACTGTCACGGCCGGGTCACCATCCACGAAAGGTGATGAGCAAAGGGAATATGCTCTTCTCACATCTTTACCCTCCATAGGAACTATCAGGGTGAGGAATTGACCTGATTTATAGTTTATTTTGCTTTCAGGGCTCTCAAATACGATTGTTATAGCGTCTTTGGTTTCCTGAACAATCTCTTTTACCTTCAGGTTATAATAGTGACTACCTGCTCCCTGCGGCTGTTTTTTCTCTTCTTTTTCTTCTTTGTTTTTCTTAAAAAAGCTGAATGCCATTGATTTGAATGTTTAGCTGTTTATTTTAAAAGCTCTATATCCGCTTTATGTTCTATAATTTTGCAGGCACAAAGGTAGCAAGTTATCACCTAACTCTGAAAACCACTGTTTTTAAGCGCCAGAGCCACAGCCATACCAAAAAAGACCAGAGCACTTTTGCCACTTTTCTGCCTGAACCAAAATTAACAAAAACGGCCTTAACGGGGCTTATTAAATCCGTAATTATTAACTGCTTAAAAGAGTTATTTTATTAATTTTGTGCGCTTCAAAGAAAACCTATCTTTCATGGATTTAAATGCATTAACTGCGCTATCACCTGTTGATGGTAGATACAGAAGACATACTCACCCCTTAGCTCAGTACCTTTCGGAATTCGGACTTATCCGCTATCGTGTGCTTGTGGAAATAGAGTATTTCATCGCACTTTGTGAAGCTGACGTACCACAACTCAAAGGTTTTGACCACGGATTATTTGCCCAACTACGCAATATCTATGAAAATTTCTCTGAAAATGATGCGGAAAGCATCAAAGAAATAGAGAAAACTACTAATCATGATGTAAAGGCTGTTGAATACTTCATCAAGGAGAATTTTGACAAACTGAATATCAGTGAATACAAGGAATTTATCCATTTCGGCCTGACTTCCCAGGATATTAACAACACGGCCATACCCCTTTCTTTGAAGCATGCTCTGGAGAATGTTGTATTACCTCTTTTGGGTGAGGTACACACCAAAATAGCCCAAGACGCTGAGAGCTGGAAGGACATACCTATGCTGGCCAAAACCCATGGACAGCCTGCATCGCCAACCAGACTGGGCAAAGAATTTATGGTTTTTCACGCCCGCATTGCCAGGCAGCTTGAGTTGCTGAAAACTGTACCTTATTCTGCGAAATTTGGCGGGGCAACGGGTAATTTCAATGCACACCACATCGCTTATCCTGATACGGACTGGGTGGCTTTCGGCAACAAATTCGTCAAAGAATACCTCAGTTTAGAGAGAAGCCATCCCACTACCCAGATTGAGCATTATGACAATCTTGCGGCTTTGTTCGACAACCTGAAAAGGATCAACACCATTCTTATTGACCTTAGCCGTGATATCTGGCAATATATCGCCTCTAACTACTTCAAACAAAAAATAAAGGCAGGGGAAATTGGCTCATCGGCCATGCCTCACAAGGTGAACCCCATCGATTTTGAGAATGCCGAAGGAAATCTGGGCCTGGCTAATGCCATTTTTGAACATTTATCTGCCAAACTACCTATTTCCAGACTTCAGCGCGACCTTACTGACTCCACAGTACTAAGAAACATCAGCGTGCCACTGGCCCATACTTTAATAGCTCTCAAGTCTCTTGAAAAAGGACTAGGAAAGCTTGAGCTCAACAAAGACGCAATACAAGCAGACCTGGCCGAAAACTGGGCCGTTGTGGCCGAAGCTATCCAAACCATTCTTCGTCGCGAAGGCTACCCAAAACCCTATGAAGCCCTTAAAGAGCTGACCCGTAAGAATGAAAAAGTTACCGAAGAAAGCATTAAAAGCTTTATTGACACTTTGAATGTAAGCGATAGCGTAAAAGAGGAGCTTAAGGTTATTTCTCCTTTTAATTATACTGGGGTGTAGCTGGTTACTGGGTGCTGGTTTCTGATTGTCAGGATGGCAAAAAACAACCGATTACCTGTAACTGATTACTGGTTACTTCTAAGCTGCTTGTTTAAAAAACTGATTACCGGTCACTGACCACCATTTACCGCCTCAGGCGGCTGGCTTCCGGTCACTGACTATCAGACAATTGCAAACTGAAAGCTACCCGACAAAATCTCCTGTACTGCGGCGGCATTCTTTGCGTTTCTTTT
This region of Fulvivirga ulvae genomic DNA includes:
- the purB gene encoding adenylosuccinate lyase, producing MDLNALTALSPVDGRYRRHTHPLAQYLSEFGLIRYRVLVEIEYFIALCEADVPQLKGFDHGLFAQLRNIYENFSENDAESIKEIEKTTNHDVKAVEYFIKENFDKLNISEYKEFIHFGLTSQDINNTAIPLSLKHALENVVLPLLGEVHTKIAQDAESWKDIPMLAKTHGQPASPTRLGKEFMVFHARIARQLELLKTVPYSAKFGGATGNFNAHHIAYPDTDWVAFGNKFVKEYLSLERSHPTTQIEHYDNLAALFDNLKRINTILIDLSRDIWQYIASNYFKQKIKAGEIGSSAMPHKVNPIDFENAEGNLGLANAIFEHLSAKLPISRLQRDLTDSTVLRNISVPLAHTLIALKSLEKGLGKLELNKDAIQADLAENWAVVAEAIQTILRREGYPKPYEALKELTRKNEKVTEESIKSFIDTLNVSDSVKEELKVISPFNYTGV
- a CDS encoding ferredoxin--NADP reductase — its product is MAFSFFKKNKEEKEEKKQPQGAGSHYYNLKVKEIVQETKDAITIVFESPESKINYKSGQFLTLIVPMEGKDVRRAYSLCSSPFVDGDPAVTVKRVEGGLMSNWLPDNLKVGDTMKIMEPMGVFTTEYKTDNKRHIVMFAGGSGITPMMSITKSMLTQEPDSIISLIYCNRDIDSIIFKDKLEQLQTDYEGRFRVIHILDDAPMNWQGHSGLLNHDMLVKIFERIPDWGADKTTYLMCGPEGMMKNVENLLEEQKIDKSQVFKESFVAGTIDKELKKEGAEPSDGEIVTREVTVIYDGEEHKFTVEPDSTILETALDLGIDLPYSCQSGLCTACRGKCISGKVKLDEEEGLSESELEEGYVLTCVGHPISDDVVIEIG